Proteins from a genomic interval of Indicator indicator isolate 239-I01 chromosome 19, UM_Iind_1.1, whole genome shotgun sequence:
- the ZDHHC7 gene encoding palmitoyltransferase ZDHHC7: MQSSGHRFRDVDHHPLLAENDSYDSSSSEADMAERVWFIRDGCGMVCAIMTWLLVVYADFVVTFVMLLPSKDFWYSVINGVLFNCLAVLALSSHLRTMLTDPGAVPKGNATKEYMDNLQLKPGEVIYKCPKCCSIKPERAHHCSICKRCIRKMDHHCPWVNNCVGEKNQRFFVLFTMYIALISAHALVLCGFQFFSCVRGQWTECSDFSPPVTVILMIFLCLEGFLFLTFTAVMFGTQIHSICNDETEIERLKSEKPTWERRLRWEGMKSVFGGQPSLLWINPFAGFRIRRLLLRGKKGGSEFSI, encoded by the exons ATGCAGTCATCAGGGCACAGATTCCGTGATGTCGACCACCACCCGCTTCTTGCTGAAAATGACAGCTACGATTCCTCTTCCTCAGAGGCTGACATGGCAGAGAGGGTTTGGTTCATCCGAGATGGCTGTGGTATGGTCTGTGCTATAATGACCTGGCTTCTGGTTGTCTATGCAGACTTTGTAGTGACTTTTGTCATGTTGCTGCCTTCCAAAGACTTTTGGTACTCTGTGATCAACGGCGTTCTCTTTAACTGCTTGGCAGTGCTAGCTTTGTCATCGCATCTGAGAACCATGTTAACTGATCCA GGGGCTGTACCCAAAGGAAATGCCACTAAAGAATACATGGATAATTTACAACTGAAACCAGGAGAAGTGATCTACAAATGTCCAAAGTGCTGTAGTATCAAACCTGAACGTGCACACCATTGCAG catttgCAAACGATGTATTCGAAAGATGGATCACCACTGTCCCTGGGTGAATAATTGTGTGGGGGAGAAGAATCAGAgattttttgttctgtttacg ATGTACATAGCCCTAATTTCAGCTCATGCACTCGTACTGTGTGGGTTTCAGTTTTTCTCCTGTGTCCGAGGGCAGTGGACTG AATGCAGTGACTTCTCCCCACCTGTTACTGTGATCCTGATGATCTTCTTGTGCCTTGAGGGTTTTCTGTTTCTCACTTTCACTGCAGTCATGTTTGGCACCCAAATCCACTCAATATGCAATGACGAAACG GAGATCGAAAGACTGAAGAGTGAAAAGCCAACATGGGAGAGGAGACTACGCTGGGAAGGAATGAAGTCTGTTTTTGGGGGTCAGCCTTCACTCCTGTGGATCAATCCTTTTGCAGGATTTCGAATCAGGCGACTTctactgagaggaaaaaaaggaggatcTGAGTTTTCTATTTGA